A region of Oncorhynchus kisutch isolate 150728-3 linkage group LG29, Okis_V2, whole genome shotgun sequence DNA encodes the following proteins:
- the ccna1 gene encoding cyclin-A1: protein MNFSSVARLSSQENVLASNRMDSSRMDRAKQRTILGVLTENEQHSRSFGQGVIFSKRGSILDNSHTNLLGCPSSSSADIYVDEPCEVVIPASGELVAAEPQVVDEETAAMQHRDLRLFLDLSSGSCMDTSMQSLPDNEALTTQNAMCLAEYSEDIHKHLRKTEIKCHPKSGYMRKQPDITNCMRVILVDWLVEVGQEYKLCGETIYLAVNYMDRFLSCMSVLRGKLQLVGTAALLLAAKYEEIYPPEVDDFVYITDDTYTKKQLLRMEHFLLKVLAFDMTAPTTHQFLRHFLTVQAVCFKTESLALYVAELSMLEVDPFLHYFPSMVAAAAFCLANYTLNKSLWPDALYTFTGYTLAEIVPCLKDLHKMYLSAYSRPQQAIREKYKGSKFGNVSMLSPPGDLPFY, encoded by the exons aTGAACTTCAGCTCTGTCGCCCGTCTTAGTAGCCAAGAAAATGTTCTGGCCTCAAATAGGATGGATTCATCCCGTATGGACAGGGCTAAACAGAGGACTATACTCGGCGTTTTAACAGAAAACGAACAACACAGTCGATCTTTTGGTCAG GGAGTTATTTTTTCCAAACGTGGCTCTATTTTGGACAATTCCCACACCAATCTCCTGGGTTGTCCCTCAAGCTCTAGCGCTGACATCTATGTGGATGAGCCATGTGAGGTCGTCATCCCAGCCTCTGGTGAACTAGTGGCTGCAGAGCCTCAAGTGGTGGATGAGGAAACTGCTGCTATGCAACATAGAGATTTGCGTCTCTTCCTGGACCTGAGCTCAG GGTCATGCATGGACACCTCTATGCAGTCGCTGCCAGATAACGAGGCTCTCACCACTCAGAATGCCATGTGTCTGGCAGAATATTCTGAGGACATCCACAAACACTTACGCAAGACTGAA ATTAAGTGCCATCCGAAGTCTGGCTACATGCGGAAGCAGCCGGACATCACCAACTGCATGCGTGTCATCCTGGTGGACTGGCTGGTGGAGGTCGGCCAGGAGTACAAGCTGTGTGGGGAGACGATCTACCTGGCTGTCAACTACATGGACCGCTTCCTCTCCTGCATGTCTGTACTCCGGGGCAAGCTGCAGCTGGTGGGCACCGCTGCACTGCTGCTGGCTGC TAAATACGAGGAGATCTACCCTCCGGAGGTGGATGACTTTGTGTACATCACAGATGACACTTACACCAAGAAGCAGCTGCTTCGTATGGAACACTTCCTGCTGAAGGTGTTGGCCTTCGACATGACCGCCCCCACCACACACCAGTTCCTCCGCCATTTCCTCACCGTCCAAGCAGTTTGCTTCAAGACTGAGAGCCTTGCCCTG TATGTGGCAGAGCTGAGCATGTTGGAAGTGGATCCATTCCTGCACTACTTCCCCTCTATGGTGGCGGCTGCTGCTTTCTGTCTGGCCAACTACACCCTCAACAAGTCCCTCTGG CCTGACGCCCTGTACACCTTCACTGGCTACACCCTGGCAGAGATTGTACCCTGCCTCAAGGACCTCCACAAGATGTACCTCAGTGCCTACAGTCGCCCCCAACAGGCCATCAGGGAGAAGTACAAGGGCTCAAA GTTTGGCAACGTGTCTATGCTAAGTCCTCCTGGGGATCTGCCTTTTTACTGA